The following is a genomic window from bacterium (Candidatus Blackallbacteria) CG13_big_fil_rev_8_21_14_2_50_49_14.
AAGTACCCGCCCCGTTTGGGGAACCTGGGAATGGCTGAAAAGGCGTTCGAGCCAAAGATATTCCTTTGCCAGACGTTGTGCGCCTCCCCAGCCAGCTTGCCCTGTGGCAATGGTTTCAGCGTAGAGAGGATCGTAAATGGAATAATCGCCTTTCATGACTTGGTTTTGCGCTGAGTTGGTTTCTTGGGTTTGGGGGCAGGCAGTTCTTGGGTTGTGATCTGAATCAGTTGTCTGAGCCAAGCCGGATCTTTGAGTGGCTCTTGAATCAGAAAACAGGGTTTGGCACCGGGGTAGGGTGAACGTTCAATCGGGGTTTGAATAAAGGCGCGGCCTGCTTCTGTGGGCTTGACGAAAAGCTGGTTGTCGGCAAGCAGGGCCACAATTTTCGCTTGGGCATAAAGGGCGTATTCCCCAAACATGGCTTTGGCTGAGAGTTCTGCTTGAAGGTCCAACTGTTTGAGCAGGGTTTCGAGCCAGGCTTTATCGGTGGGCATGTGCTTGCTCTTTTCAGGTTGATTTGCTCTTGCTATTCTAATCGAGACTGTGCAATTGGGCAATTCTTTGACGCTTACGTTATGCTGTGCAAAGCTTTGAGGAGTGCTTTCGGGGCAGGAGAGTGGAAAGGGGGGGCTGGGTGAAAAATCTGCATTATCGAAATTGCCATCTCTGTGAGGCGATGTGCGGTCTTGAAATTGAATATGAAGGCGAGCGGGTACTCTCCATTCGCGGAGATCAGGCGGATCCCTTCAGTCAGGGACATCTTTGCCCCAAGGCGGTGGCTATCCAGGATATTCATACCGATTCGGATCGTGTGCGCGCCCCCCAGAAGAAAATCAAGGGGGCCTGGGTTGAGATCAGTTGGGATGAGGCTTTGGATACGGTGGCTACAAAACTCTCTCAGCTTCAAGAACGCTATGGTCCCGATTCTGTTGCGATTTATATGGGAAATCCGATGGCTCACAATTTTGGTGGGGTTTTGTATCTCAGCGCCTTGCATGAAGCCCTCAAAACCCGCAACAAATACTCGGCGACCTCTGTCGACCAGCTCCCGCATATGCTGGCGGGGTTCTTGATGTTTGGCCACCAGCTGCTCATGCCGGTGCCCGATCTGGATCGCACAGATTTTTTTCTGAATATTGGGGGCAATCCCCTGGCTTCAAATGGCAGTATCATGACCGCACCCAATATTCGTAAACGTTTCAAAGCCTTGAAAGCACGCGGCGGCAAACTGGTTGTGATTGATCCCCGGCGAACAGAAACCAGTCAAATTGCCGATCAGCATCTGTTTATTTCGCCTGGGCGGGATGCGTTTCTGCTCTTGGCCATGCTCCATACTCTTTTTGCCGAAAATCTCGTCAAAAAAGAGTCTCCCCATGCCACTTCCCTGTTCGGGGGAGGTGAAATGCCGGGCTGGGTAGCTGATTTTCCCCCCGAGGCTGTGGCTGGGGTGACGGGGATTTCTGCTGAAGACATAAAAACCTTGGCACGGGATTTCTGCGCGGCCCGCTCTGCTGTCTGTTATGTTCGCTTTGGGGCCTGCACCCAGGCCTTTGGGGCTCTTGTGGTTTGGCTCAGCTATGTCTTGAATGGCATGACAGGGAATTTTGACCGGGCGGGTGGTTTGATGTTTACTTCACCGGCTGCCGATTTGGTGGGTGTTTCCAAACGTTTAGGAAAAGCAGGCAGCTTTGGCCGCTATTTTTCCCGCGTGCGCCACCTGCCTGAATTTGGGGGGGAGTTTCCTGTTTCCACCTTGGCTGACGAGATGGAGACACCGGGTCAAGCTCAGATTCGGGGGCTTTTGACCCTGGCGGGGAACCCTGTTTTATCAAGCCCCAATGGGGGGCGTCTGGAAAAAGCTTTGGAGCAGCTTGAGTTTATGGCTTCAATTGATCTCTATTGCAATGAAACCTCCTGCAAGGCAGATATTTTGCTGCCAGCCAGTTTTGCGCTTGAAGAGGATCATTTTGATTTGATTTTTAATCTGCTCTCGGTAAGAAATACCCTGAAGTATTCCCCCGCCCTGTTTGAGCGGGTGGGAAATACCAAACCCGATTGGGAAATTATTTTTGAATTGGCCCAACGTCTGCAAATCAAAAAAGGAGGCCTGGATTCCCTGTTCGCGCAGGCCATGCAGTTCTTGGGCAAAGGCCTCAAACCTGCGGCACTGGTAGACACAATGATCCGTTTCGGGCGCTATGGGGATTGGTTTTTGCCTTTTTCGCAGGGGTTGAATCTTGCAAAACTCAAAGCGCATCCGCATGGACTGGATTTGGGAGCGCTTCAGCCTGCTTTGCCCGAGATTCTCTGCACGCCAGATCAAAAAATCAACTGGGCCCCCCGGGAATATCTTGCTGATCTCTCGCGGCTCAAACAGGATTTGAAGCGACCCGCTCCTGAATTTCTGTTGATTGGACGCAGACAGTTAAGAAGCAATAATTCCTGGATGCATAACAGTTTGAGACTGGTAAGGGGAAAAAATCCCTGTACGCTGCTGATGCATGCCCAGAATGCAGCAAATTTGGAGCTTGTTTCAGGGGATTGGGTCGAGGTCTGTTCTGCGACTGGGGCCCTTCAGGTTTCGGTTGAGGTGACGGATGCGATCATGCCTGGGGTGGTCAGTTTACCGCATGGCTGGGGACATGATCGCCAGGGCGTCCAATTGAAAATTGCCCGCGAGCATGCCGGGGTTAGCCTCAACGATATAACCGAGCATTTGAGCATTGACGCGCTTTCTGGCAATGCCGCCCTCAATGGGGTGTCGGTCAAAATTCGCAAAATTGAGCCCGCTCAGCAAGATTCCTGAGTTTGCGGTGAACTTTTATTTCAATGCTTGAGCTTTGCCCCTCAAAATCGCTATGATAATCGCAGGAGGAAGCCCCCATGTCTGAACCCTCATCTCTGACCATCACGCAAAAGCTGCGCCCTGGTTTGTTGCTGCCCTTTTCTTTGCTTGGGCTTTTCAGTGTGGCTTTGCTTTTTTTTAGAATTCGCTATACCGGCACCCCTTATTTTTCATTTTTGGTTTGGAATCTCTTTTTGGCCTTGATTCCCCTGGCGGTCAGTACGATCTTTCGCCTGGGAGAAAACCGCTTTCAGGGGCTGCCCTGGCTTGTTGCTGGCTTGGCGCTTTGGCTGCCTTTTTTTCCAAACGCGCCGTATATTATTACCGATCTGATTCATCTGCGCTATCGCATGAATATGCCGGTCTGGTTTGATGCCTTGCTGATTCTTTCTTTTGCGCTCTGTGGGCTTTTGGCGGGTTTTCTCTCGCTTTGGGATTTTGAGCAGGCGATTGCCCGGCGTTGGGGGGCTTGGGCAGGGGTTGGCTTTTCAGGTCTGACCCTGTTTCTGGCTGGCGTGGGTATTTATCTTGGGCGTTTTCTGCGCTGGAACAGTTGGGATTTGCTTCACCATCCCCGCGCGGTGCTGACAGATACCCTGCAGCCCTTTTTTCAGCCGGGTGCGTTTTTGCCTGTTTTGGGCGTGATTGGTTTTATCTTCATGTTTCAAGCCTGTGTTTATCTCTGCTTCCGCCAGATGCTGCGTTTGCCCCACGAAACCATTTAAGCTGTTTCAGACCATCGGCACTCATGCAATGGGTGCCGATTTTTTATTGCGATTTTCGATTCAGAGCCGTGGGGCTCTGTTAAAATCGAAAAAGAGTAAATCGCCAGGAGCCACCATGAGCAATCTGCAAATTTTTGGCACGCGCAAATGTTCTGAAACCCGCAAGGCTGAGCGCTTTTTCAAGGAACGGGGACAGAAGTTTCAGTTTATTGATCTCAAAGAGACGAAAATCAGCAAGGGAGAATTGAACAGTATCCGCAAATCTGTGCCTTTAAAGGATCTGATCAATACCCAGGGCGCAGAGTACCAGAAGCGCAACCTCAAATATATTGTGCATGATATCGAGACTGAGCTTTTAGAGCATCCCCTGCTCCTCATGACCCCGATTGTGCGCCAGGGCCCCAAAGCAACCGTGGGTTTTCAGCCTGAAATCTGGAAAACCTGGTTGGCTTAAACGCCCACCAAAAAAGCCCCCAGACGGGGGCTTTTGGAATTGAAAAATTTACTCTTTATCCTGGCTCAAGAGGGCGGCACCCAGACCAATCAGGAGCAACCCCCCGACTACAGCGCCTGCAGCTGCATCAGCAGCATCGCTGGGGTAGCTGTTGTGGTAGGGCTCATGGCGCACGGGATCACGGAAGGGATCATTGTGATAGGGGGCAGGTTCATGAAAAGGATTGTGATCATAGGCATCATGATGAGAAGGCTCATGGAAAGGATTTTGGCCTACCTGGCGGCTTTCACCAATGGTCAGCGAGCCTGAAGACAAGGCATTTGCAAATTCACGGGTGCTGATGCGGTTGTCACCATTGCGATCGATCCGGTCTTTGACGTCATAGGGCAGTTCCAAATCATCCTTGGAAATCCAAGCGTCACTGACCCACTGAGAGACCGGACGATCAAAATTTTCATTGCGTTTAGAAAAATAAGCTGCAATTTTATCTGCGGTTTCGGGGTTGATATTGTTCAGATAAACATCGCCCTCTGCCAGGGAGTTTGCCAGTTCACGGGTGCCGGCAACCCCATTTGAATTGCCAATATTGCGGTGGGCATTGTAGGAGATCGTCGCTTCATTGCGGTCAATGCGGTTGTTGCGATTGGAATCCATGGCGCGGGTAACGGCCATATAGTCTTGAGAAGATAATTTTAAATTTCCCATGGTTCAATTTCCTCTTTTGCACACTTGAATATATAAATTGGAAGGAATCAGGTTTTTTTGCCTGAATCTGATAGGTTTTTTATCGGCGCATGGGGTGCAATTTATTCTTATGATAGAGTTAAGCCTTGGCGTATTTTTGTTTAAATAAAAATTATTACTTATTTAATCTTTGGACTGTGCGTGTGCGGGCATAAGTCTTGTTCTCAGAAGGGGGGGTAAAAAAGATACTCTATGATACAATAAATATACAAGCTTAACCTGGAGCTACCTGACCCGCTGAGGCGCTTGGGCAGTGTATAATCGGGTAAGCATACCACCACAACACTTTAACAGGAAAAGCCATGTCCCAGAAAACCACCCCCGTGGCCTATGATGAAAACGCAATCAAGACCCTCAGTTCCCTCGACCATATCCGCCTGCGTCCGGGCATGTATATCGGGCGTTTGGGCAATGGAAATCACCGCGATGATGGGATTTATGTCCTGGTCAAAGAGGTGGTTGATAACGCCATCGATGAATTTATTATGGGCCACGGTTCCCGTGTTGAAATTCGTTTAGAGGGAGATCTGGTCACTGTGCGTGACTTTGGCCGTGGGATTCCGCTCGGCAAGGTCGTGGATTGCGTTTCGACCATCAATACGGGTGCCAAATACAATGACGATGTCTTTCAGTTCAGTGTTGGGCTGAATGGGGTGGGCACCAAAGCTGTGAATGCCCTTTCTGCCAGTTTTACCGTGCGCAGCTACCGTGAGGGCCGCTACAAAGAAGCCCGATTTGAGCAGGGTGCACTCGTGCATGAAGAAGAAGGCCCCAGCAAAGAGCGCAACGGCACGCTGGTTCAGTTTGTGGCAGATACCGAGGTCTTTGGCCCTTTCCACTATAATTTGGAGTTCCTCAACCGTCGCTTTGCCTATTATGCCTATCTCAACGCTGGTCTGAGCCTTGATTTTAATGGTGAAATCTTTTATTCCGATCAGGGCCTTTATGATCTGCTGCAACATGAGGTGGAAAGCGAAAAACTCTACGATCCGATCTATTTCAAGGGGCACCGGATTGAATTTGCCCTGACCCATACCCAAGCCTATGGCGACGACTATCTTTCTTTTGTCAATGGGCAATATACCTCTGATGGCGGCACCCATCTCTCGGCCTTTAAAGAGGGCGTACTCAAGGGCGTAAATGAGTTTGCCAAACGCAGTTTTCAGGCCGATGACGTACGTGAAGGGCTGGCGGGTGCGATTGCAATCAAGATCAAAGACCCGGTTTTTGAATCCCAGACCAAAAACAAGCTTGGCAATACCGATGTTAAAACCTGGATCGTGCAAGAGGTCAAGCGCGAGGTTGAAGACTATCTGTATAAAAATCCTGAAGTGGCGCAGATTATTCTCGACAAGGTCAGTCTGAATGAGCGCATTCGCAAGGAATTGCAAGGCATTAAAAAGCTGGTCAAAGAAAAGGCGAAAAAAGTCGCAGTTAAGGTGCCCAAGCTCAAGGATTGTAAGTTTCATCTCAACGCCAAGCAGCCTCGGGGTGAAGAATCGATGATCTTCATTACCGAAGGCCAGTCGGCCAGTGGTTCGATTGTCATGAGCCGTGACGTGATGACCCAGGCCGTTTTTCCACTCAAGGGAAAACCCGTCAATGTCTATGGGGCCAAACGCAATCTGCTCTACGAAAACGAGGAGCTTTACAATATTGTGCAGGCCCTGGGCATTGAAGACAATGTTGATAATTTGCGCTATAACAAAGTTATTCTTGCCACCGATGCCGATGTGGACGGCATGCATATCCGCAATCTGCTGCTGACGATTTTTCTCCATTTCTTTGAGGCGCTGGTGCTGCGCGGGCATGTCTATATTCTCGAAACCCCGCTTTTCCGCGTGCGCAACCCCAAACAGACCCTTTACTGTTATTCTGAGCAGGAAAAAGAGAGTGCGCTGAAAAAGCTCGGTAAAGGGGCTGAAATTACCCGATTTAAAGGTTTAGGCGAAATTTCACCGCAGGAATTTGGTCAGTTTATTGGCAAAGATATGCGCCTGTTGCCTGTCAGCGTACGTGAAAAACATGAGATTCCCCGCCTGCTGACCTTTTATATGGGCAAAAATACCCAGGAGCGCAAGCAATATATTATGGAAAATCTGGTCTGATGAGTTCGGCTGAAAAAAAACCTTTTTCAATTGAAGAAGAAACGCCGCTTGCCTATTTTGAGAAACTGGTGGAGTTTATTTACGACCCCTGGTATGCCCGTTTTCTGCGTCGGATCAGCGCGCGCTATGAGCGTGCCAAAATTCCTGAAGAAATTGAACTGATGCCTTTCTTTGTTGACAGCCTGATCTTTGAAACCTTTATTGATCGCAAAACGCCTCTGGATCGCTTTATTGAGCATTACCAGGCCCAGTTAAAACCCCGCCAGCTTAAAATTTACCAACGCTTTAAGACCTCGGCCCTGGGCTGTTATGAAATTCTTGAGCGCCACAAGCCCGATCGTCTTCTTCTGCGTGATTTGCTGGATGACAGTCCGGTGGAGGTCCACGATGGGGAAGCCTGGCGCTATATGATGCCGGGTTTTTATGCGATCTGCCGCTTGCTGCCCTATGAGGATAGCCTGGTCTTGACCGGATCCTGTGCGGTGCTCAATTATAAAACCCGTGAAGAAGTTCTGGCTTTGGCCCGTGAATTCAAGCATCCTCCGCTCTTTGTCGAGGGCGAAAGCCGACCCGCGAGCCCCTGATGCCCTGGTTCCAAAAAACCTTTCAGCTCAGGCCCTATCCCCGTGGTTTTCATTTGATCACCCCTGAAGTGGAAGCGGCTTTGCCTGCATTGCGCCAGCTTCAGATTGGGCTGGCCCATCTTTTTATTCAGCATACCTCTGCCAGTTTAACCCTGAATGAAAATGCAGATCCCACTGTGCGCAGTGATTTTGAGCGCCATTTCAATCTTTTGGCCCCTGAAAATGCGCCCTATTACCAACATGTCTTTGAAGGGCCGGATGATATGCCAGCCCATCTCAAGGCTTCCCTGCTGGGGGCTTCGCTGACGGTGCCGATTCGGGATGGACATTTCTTGCTGGGCACCTGGCAGGGGATTTATCTCTGTGAACACCGCGACCAGGGCGGTCGCCGTACCCTGACGCTGACCCTGCAAGGGGAGTAGCGTGGTAAGTTTTGATGAAGACAAAGGGAGAGAGAATATGCAAGCGAGTCTGATCAAACATCTCAATAATCGTTTTATTTCTTATCATGATTGGATTAGGGGCCTATCCTCAGAGGATTTAAAGGCTAAACTGCCGGTGAAAAAAAACAAATCTCTGGGTGAGCACTTCTGGTGTCTGATTGGTGCGCGGGAGTCCTATACCCGTGCGCTGCAGGCAGGGGTTTGGGTGGGTTTTGACTGCTCCTTGGAATCGATAGAGAGCCCTGAAAAGATCCAAGCCAAGCTTGAAAGCTCAGCTCAGACCTTTCATCAGGTACTTGCTGCTGTCGACGACTGGAGTGAAGCACGGCAGGAGATTCTCTTGCAGTTGCTGGAGCACGAAACCATGCATGAAGGTCAAATGATTCGTCAAATGTTGGCCTTGGAACTGAAGCTTCCTAAATCAGTAAAATGGGCTTAGTCGGTCGGCCAGATCATGAATCAACACCTCATCAGAGCGGGACTGCTGCTGGGGCTTTGGCTGGGAAGCAGTGCTTGGGCAGAAGGCGGTCCGGTAGATTCTCCAGGATTTAAGCAGCGAGCAAAGCCTCAATCTGGCTGATTACCCGCTCGTCTTTGGCGGTGATATCTGGAAAAAACCGGGCCACAATCTGGCCTTCGGCATTGAGCAGGAATTTTTCAAAATTCCAGTGAATTTCATGGGGCTCGCCCGTGATCAGGCCCTTGCTGCTGAGCAGGGTTTCAAACTGACCGTTTTCATTTTTAATTGCTTCGGGCTGACCTTCTGTCAGGGCTTTGTAAAGCGGGTGTTGGCCTTCGCCCTTAACCACGATTTTTTGATGGATGGGAAAGCCCACACCATAGTTCAGGCTGCAGAAGCTCTGAATTTCTTCATTGCTGCCAGGTTCCTGAGCGAGAAATTCATTGGCGGGAAACCCCATAATTTCAAGCCCTTGGGCATGGTATTTTTCATACAGCGCTTGGAGCCCTGTGTATTGAGGCGTTAATCCACATTTCGAGGCCACGTTGACAACCAGGGTGGCCTTGGCCTGAAAATCTTTCAGGGTTTTTTCTTCGCCCTGTTTGTCTTTGAAGGGAATGGTTTGCAGATTGCTCATCTTGAAACTCCTGTGTAAATGGGTTAAAAATTATTTTGTGTACAAACTAATTATACGATAAACTATTTTGTATGCAAAGTATTTGCGTTAAAATGAAAAAGGAGAACGCCATGCACGAAGACAGCCTCAAACTTGAAAATCAATTGTGTCACCGCCTGTACACGGCTTCAAATGCCATGACACGGGCCTATCGTCCGCTCTTGAGCGAATTGGATCTGACGTATCCGCAATATTTGGTCATGCTCGCCCTTTGGCAAAAAGATCAAATCCAGGTCAATCGTTTGATTGAGTTGACTTTGATTGATGGGGGATCCTTGACGCAAATTCTGGCCAAGCTGCAGGAAAAAGAGTTGCTGAAAAGTCGCACCGCCTCTGATGACCGCCGCAAGCGTCTGCTGTGTCTCACGCCCAAGGGGCAGGCTTTGAAACAGGCCGCTTTAAAAATTCCCGGACTGATGCTCTGCAAACTCAAATCGCTTTCACTGAAAGAGTTTCAGACCCTGATTGAGCTGATAGATAAACTCAATCAGGATCTTGAGATTTGAGATCTGCTATTTCAGCATGCCGAACAGGGCCTGATCGTAGATTCTGTCGCCAAAAATCTTGCGCAGCAGGATCATCGGGCGAGCCATTTTGCCTGCCACATAGCGCGTTTTCGGGCGTTTGGCCTGAATGGCCTGGGCAATCGTTTCTGCGATCAAGTGGGCAGGTGAAGCTGCATTGGGCTTTTGATAGGATTCCTGTGTCATTTTCGCCATGGTCTTTGCCATTTTGGCATAGGGCCCCTGGCCTGAGCGCTCCAACAGGGGTTCTGACATGACCTCACCAAATTCTGTGGCAATCACTCCGGGTTCAATAATCACCACGTCAATGCCAAAGGGTTTTAACTCAATCCGCAGGCAATCGCTCCAGCCTTCAAGGGCATGTTTGCTGGCGTGGTACCAGGCTCCCAGGGGGAAATAGATTTTTCCCCCCATCGAGGAGATATTGATAATTCTACCTGCGCCCTGTTTGCGCATGTGTGGGATCACGGCTTGGGTCAAACGGGCAAGGCCAAAATTATTCACTTCAAACTGGCGCTTGGCCTCTTCTATGCTGGTCTCTTCGACCGAGCCATAGCTGCCATAGCCCGCATTGTTGATCAGTACGTCAATCCGTCCTTCTTGGGCCATGATCTGTTCAACAGCGGCTTTGACCTGGTCTGCATCGGTCACGTCCATTTTGAGCGGATGCCCCCCCGCTTGCTCTAATTCCTGCATCAGTTCAACACGACGGGCTGCGCCATAGACGGTATAGCCTGCCTGCAGCAGGTGCAGGGCGGTGACTTTGCCCATGCCTGAGGAGGCTCCGGTAATCAAAACAACTTTCTTTGACATCTTGTAGACCTTTTTATTTTTTTTCGCGTTCGCGTTTGTGAACCTGATCCAGTACCTGGGGCTTTAAAAGCTTGCCCAAACCCAGTTTCTCCATTTTTAAAACCAACTGATCGTGAGAAATATTCAGCGCTTTGGCAGTTTTTTCCAAATGCCAGAGCTGGGCATCCAATTGTTCGAGTAGCCAGGCCTGCTCGCTCTGCTGCCGCGAAAGCCTGCAGGTTTTGAGATAGGCCAAACGGCCCTGGCTGTCACAGATAAACTCCCCCAAATGGGTCTGATCGCCAAAGGGGGGGCTCAGCTCTGAGATAAAACGGTGGAGATGATAGGGGCCTACTCCCTGAACCTCTTGGCTGCGAATGGGTGTTTCCAGCAGTCCGTTGGCCATCCAGGTTTGAAATGCGCTGATCTCGCCTCGCAAGCTTTGAAGTTCAACCCGCAGATCTTCAAAGCTCTGGGCCTGGCTGTCACCTTCGGCCTGCAATTCGGGGAGTTTGCCAGGGAAGCGGCT
Proteins encoded in this region:
- a CDS encoding glutathione peroxidase — translated: MSNLQTIPFKDKQGEEKTLKDFQAKATLVVNVASKCGLTPQYTGLQALYEKYHAQGLEIMGFPANEFLAQEPGSNEEIQSFCSLNYGVGFPIHQKIVVKGEGQHPLYKALTEGQPEAIKNENGQFETLLSSKGLITGEPHEIHWNFEKFLLNAEGQIVARFFPDITAKDERVISQIEALLAA
- a CDS encoding secondary thiamine-phosphate synthase; translation: MPWFQKTFQLRPYPRGFHLITPEVEAALPALRQLQIGLAHLFIQHTSASLTLNENADPTVRSDFERHFNLLAPENAPYYQHVFEGPDDMPAHLKASLLGASLTVPIRDGHFLLGTWQGIYLCEHRDQGGRRTLTLTLQGE
- a CDS encoding DNA topoisomerase IV, with amino-acid sequence MSQKTTPVAYDENAIKTLSSLDHIRLRPGMYIGRLGNGNHRDDGIYVLVKEVVDNAIDEFIMGHGSRVEIRLEGDLVTVRDFGRGIPLGKVVDCVSTINTGAKYNDDVFQFSVGLNGVGTKAVNALSASFTVRSYREGRYKEARFEQGALVHEEEGPSKERNGTLVQFVADTEVFGPFHYNLEFLNRRFAYYAYLNAGLSLDFNGEIFYSDQGLYDLLQHEVESEKLYDPIYFKGHRIEFALTHTQAYGDDYLSFVNGQYTSDGGTHLSAFKEGVLKGVNEFAKRSFQADDVREGLAGAIAIKIKDPVFESQTKNKLGNTDVKTWIVQEVKREVEDYLYKNPEVAQIILDKVSLNERIRKELQGIKKLVKEKAKKVAVKVPKLKDCKFHLNAKQPRGEESMIFITEGQSASGSIVMSRDVMTQAVFPLKGKPVNVYGAKRNLLYENEELYNIVQALGIEDNVDNLRYNKVILATDADVDGMHIRNLLLTIFLHFFEALVLRGHVYILETPLFRVRNPKQTLYCYSEQEKESALKKLGKGAEITRFKGLGEISPQEFGQFIGKDMRLLPVSVREKHEIPRLLTFYMGKNTQERKQYIMENLV
- a CDS encoding MarR family transcriptional regulator, which encodes MHEDSLKLENQLCHRLYTASNAMTRAYRPLLSELDLTYPQYLVMLALWQKDQIQVNRLIELTLIDGGSLTQILAKLQEKELLKSRTASDDRRKRLLCLTPKGQALKQAALKIPGLMLCKLKSLSLKEFQTLIELIDKLNQDLEI
- a CDS encoding competence protein TfoX, whose product is MPTDKAWLETLLKQLDLQAELSAKAMFGEYALYAQAKIVALLADNQLFVKPTEAGRAFIQTPIERSPYPGAKPCFLIQEPLKDPAWLRQLIQITTQELPAPKPKKPTQRKTKS
- a CDS encoding short-chain dehydrogenase/reductase, whose amino-acid sequence is MSKKVVLITGASSGMGKVTALHLLQAGYTVYGAARRVELMQELEQAGGHPLKMDVTDADQVKAAVEQIMAQEGRIDVLINNAGYGSYGSVEETSIEEAKRQFEVNNFGLARLTQAVIPHMRKQGAGRIINISSMGGKIYFPLGAWYHASKHALEGWSDCLRIELKPFGIDVVIIEPGVIATEFGEVMSEPLLERSGQGPYAKMAKTMAKMTQESYQKPNAASPAHLIAETIAQAIQAKRPKTRYVAGKMARPMILLRKIFGDRIYDQALFGMLK
- a CDS encoding DUF1361 domain-containing protein, giving the protein MSEPSSLTITQKLRPGLLLPFSLLGLFSVALLFFRIRYTGTPYFSFLVWNLFLALIPLAVSTIFRLGENRFQGLPWLVAGLALWLPFFPNAPYIITDLIHLRYRMNMPVWFDALLILSFALCGLLAGFLSLWDFEQAIARRWGAWAGVGFSGLTLFLAGVGIYLGRFLRWNSWDLLHHPRAVLTDTLQPFFQPGAFLPVLGVIGFIFMFQACVYLCFRQMLRLPHETI
- a CDS encoding dehydrogenase, producing MKNLHYRNCHLCEAMCGLEIEYEGERVLSIRGDQADPFSQGHLCPKAVAIQDIHTDSDRVRAPQKKIKGAWVEISWDEALDTVATKLSQLQERYGPDSVAIYMGNPMAHNFGGVLYLSALHEALKTRNKYSATSVDQLPHMLAGFLMFGHQLLMPVPDLDRTDFFLNIGGNPLASNGSIMTAPNIRKRFKALKARGGKLVVIDPRRTETSQIADQHLFISPGRDAFLLLAMLHTLFAENLVKKESPHATSLFGGGEMPGWVADFPPEAVAGVTGISAEDIKTLARDFCAARSAVCYVRFGACTQAFGALVVWLSYVLNGMTGNFDRAGGLMFTSPAADLVGVSKRLGKAGSFGRYFSRVRHLPEFGGEFPVSTLADEMETPGQAQIRGLLTLAGNPVLSSPNGGRLEKALEQLEFMASIDLYCNETSCKADILLPASFALEEDHFDLIFNLLSVRNTLKYSPALFERVGNTKPDWEIIFELAQRLQIKKGGLDSLFAQAMQFLGKGLKPAALVDTMIRFGRYGDWFLPFSQGLNLAKLKAHPHGLDLGALQPALPEILCTPDQKINWAPREYLADLSRLKQDLKRPAPEFLLIGRRQLRSNNSWMHNSLRLVRGKNPCTLLMHAQNAANLELVSGDWVEVCSATGALQVSVEVTDAIMPGVVSLPHGWGHDRQGVQLKIAREHAGVSLNDITEHLSIDALSGNAALNGVSVKIRKIEPAQQDS
- a CDS encoding ArsC family transcriptional regulator, whose amino-acid sequence is MSNLQIFGTRKCSETRKAERFFKERGQKFQFIDLKETKISKGELNSIRKSVPLKDLINTQGAEYQKRNLKYIVHDIETELLEHPLLLMTPIVRQGPKATVGFQPEIWKTWLA